gaaaattttcgcgattttcaaaagggctggaataaattgattgtggcactattcagacgtaattttgcgagagaaatcgattgggcgcagtcccaatacgctgcgatcaacgcatcgaaagttacagccaaaaaacgaaaacctgaattttcgacatttttcagcaggtgctttgttcctcgtatcttctctcccgttgatcccacgctccttatgctgcgttttctgagttccttggggtccaattggtcgggaaagagtcatacgaatcaattctgagacgaaaaattttttggtcaaaaaaaaaggaaggttaacccctttgtatttttggcgaaaattttcgcgattttcaaaagtgctggaatgaattaattgtgacactattccgacgtaattttgcgagagaaatcgattgggcgtagtcccaatacgctgcgatctacgcatcaaaagttacagccaaataacgaaaacctgaattttcgacatttttcagcaggtgcttttctcctcgtatcttctctcccgttgatcccacgctccttttgctgcgttttctgagttccttggggtccaattggtcgggaaagagtcatacgaatcaattctgagacgaaaaattttttggtcaaaaaaaaaggaaggttaacccctttgtatttttggcgaaaattttcgcgattttcaaaagtgctggaataaattaattgtggcactattccgacgtaatttcgcgagagaaattgattggacgcagttccaatacgctgcgatcgacgcatcgaaagttacagccaaaaaacgaaaacctcaattttcgacatttttcagcaggtgcttttttcctcgtatcttctctcccgttgatcccgcgctccttttgctgcgttttctgagtttcttggggtccagttggtcgggaaagagtcatacgaatcaattctgagacgaaaaatgttttggtcaaaaaaaaaggaaggttaacccctttgtatttttgtcaaaaattttcgcgattttggaaagtgctggaatcaattctttcaggcactattccgacgtaatttagcgagagaaatcgattgggcgcagtcccaatacgctgcgatcaacgcatcgaaagttacagccgaaaaacgaaaacctgaattttcgacttttctcagcaggtgcttttttcctcgtatgttctctcccgttgatcccacgctctttttgctgcgttttcttagttccttggggtccagaTGGTCgcgaaagagtcatacgaatcaattctgagacgaaaaatttttaggtcaaaaaaaaaggaaggttaacccctttgtatttttggcgaaaatttttgcgattttcaaaagggctgaaataaattgattgtggcactattcagacgtaattttgcgagagaaatcgattgggcgcagtcccaatacgctgcgaacaacgcatcgaaagttacagccaaaaaacgaaaacctgaattttcgacatttttcagcaggtgctttgttcctcgtatcttctctcccgttgatcccacgcttcttttgctgcgttttctgagttccttggggtccaattggtcgggaaagagtcatacgaatcaattctgagacgaaaaattttttggtcaaaaaaaaaggaaggttaacccctttgtatttttggcgaaaattttcgcgattttcaaaagggctggaataaattaattgtggcactattcagacgtaattttgcgagagaaatcgattgggcgcagtcccaatacgctgcgatcaacgcatcgaaagttacagccaaaaaacgaaaacctcaattttcgacatttttcagcaggtgctttgttcctcgtatcttctctcccgttgatcccacgctccttttgctgcgttttctgagttccttggggtccaattggtcggaaaagagtcatacgaatcaattctgagacgaaaaattttttggtcgcaaaaaaaggaaggttaaccactttgtatttttggcgaaaattttcgcgattttcaaaagtgctggaatgaattaattgtgacactattccgacgtaattttgcgagagaaatcgattgggcgtagtcccaatacgctgcgatcaacgcatcgaaagttacagccaaaaaacgaaaacctgaattttcgacatttttcagcaggtgcttttctcctcgtatcttctctcccgttgatcccacgctccttttgctgcgttttctgagttccttggggtccaattggtcgggaaagagtcatacgaatcaattctgagacgaaaaattttttggtcaaaaaaaaaggaaggttaacccctttgtatttttggcgaaaattttcccgattttcaaaagtgccgaaatgaattaattgtggcactattccgacgtaattttgcgagagaaatcgattgggcgcagtcccaatacgctgcgatcaacgcatcgaaagttacagccaaaaaacgaaaacctgaattttcgacatttttcagcaggtgcttttttcctcgtatcttctctcccgttgatcccacgctccttttgctgcgttttctgagttccttggggtccaattggtcgggaaagagtcatacgaatcaattctgagacgaaaaattttttggtcaaaaaaaaaggaaggttaacccctttgtatttttggcgaaaattttcgcgattttcaaaagtgctggaataaattaattgtggcactattccgacgtaatttcgcgagagaaattgattggacgcagttccaatacgctgcgatcgacgcatcgaaagttacagccaaaaaacgaaaacctcaattttcgacatttttcagcaggtgcttttttccttgtatcttctctcccgttgatcccgcgctccttttgctgcgttttctgagtttcttggggtccagttggtcgggaaagagtcatacgaatcaattctgagacgaaaaatgttttggtcaaaaaaaaaggaaggttaacccctttgtatttttgtcaaaaattttcgcgattttggaaagtgctggaatcaattccttcaggcactattccgacgtaatttagcgagagaaatcgattgggcgcagtcccaatacgctgcgatcaacgcatcgaaagttgcagccaaaaaacgaaaatctgaattttcgacatttttcagcaggtgctttgttcctcgtatcttctctcccgttgatcccacgctccttttgctgcgttttctgagttcctaggggtccaattggtcgggaaagagtcatacgaatcaattctgagacgaaaaatgttttggtcaaaaaaaaaggaaggttaacccctttgtatttttgtcgaaaattttcgcgattttggaaagtgctggaatcaattctttcaggcactattccgacgtaattcagcgagagaaatcgattgggcgcagtcttaatacgctgcgatcaacgcatcgaaagttacagccaaaaaacgaaaacctgaattttcgacatttttcagcaggtgctttttcctttgtaataTTTCACCCGTCGATCCTTCGCTCTTtacgctgcgttttctgagttcctgggggtccaatcagCCAGGAAAGCGTCCTGttaatcgaatccgagaccaaaaatacaCTCTAATATCGCATGAAAATAAGGAAGTTACTAATGCACAGCGTTTGAATGTCAATGTATCATATATTTTCAGTCATGATTCATGTGTACAGCATATATTTAATTCTCAAGCATTTAAAAATGTAGGAGttgttcgttaatttttcaagctcTTTTGCCGTCCCGCGCGGTGATGGCTTTCGTTTCTCCGAGGTTCAGCTACAtctgaaacaataaaatgaaacatctGCTCATTATTTAGTGATGACGTGGCCATGGTATAGCATAGAAGTAGAAAAAGAATTGCGCTCAATATACCCCCCTTCGAGTTTGGACCTACAGGTCATCCAAACAACTTCAATCCAAACGAAAATGGTGAAGCGTATCGCAAGAACTTTACGCAATACTGCAGATAATCTTACAAATAATCCGTGTACCGAAATTCACGCAATTCGGACAGGTAGTGTTTGAGAATATTTGACAGTCaccgtgaaaaatatattttcgataacggcgtaaaaaaaaatccaatacGAGTTTTATATCTGATAAAAAGAGAACATACAATTATACCTTTCATCGTCTTGAACTGTTCTTCTGAATTTCCTTGCCCCATAGGCTGCTTGATTTGCTCCACAATATCCGACAGAAATACGGTGCTCGTCTCAACTCCTTACAGCTTTTCTGAGCATTCGGTTCCATTTTCAACCCTGAAAATTGTATTATCAGTACTACATTGTCATACTCATTCTCGAATATATTCATAGGATTGTCGCTATCTCAACGATTTTTACACCACATGTAGTAGTTCTTCATTGCCGACGCACTAGTCACACAAATCGATTGCGCGAACTTCAAAGTTGATGTGGATAATAGATCAAAAgatacagccgaaaaaccgaAAAGTTCTTCATATTCTCTTTGTATTTTCTCAGACGTTGGTTTTCTGATTACCAGGTATTTTTTTCGGATTCCAGAAGATccaaaaagtgtaaaaataagACTTCTTCTTTGTAAGAAATTCAACTGAAACGCATCGAAACACACAACGACTCACAGTCGCTTTGCAAACTTGTCATCGTTAATTCCGCATTCTTTGTAATTGATCACTTGTTTCAACCCAATTTTTACACGTCAATCCCTCAAGCAGTGGACGTTATCGTTCTGTCTGATTTATTTTGGTCTTAATGCAAATTTATAAGTATACTGACACATTATCTCTATAGTAACATGCTATTCCATTCAAGTTATCTGTAGCGAAACAATTTTCTGCAAAATTTGCATATTCATAAGAATTTCACACATGGTTGGAGGTTATCTACGCTTTAGTTAACCATATTATGTACTGTATGgtgttttgagaaaaataaatgaaaatggcAGGGTAAGTcgttttgtataaatttttttcccataaTCTCTTTATTAGAATTCACAAGAGTACGTATTGCACCATACATTCTCAATGGAATCCATTCCGtaataatcaaataaaattactaATTTTGCTTAGTCGAGCGAATAAGGAATCAATCCGTTGTCAAAGACAGAATATTTCTGTGTAATTGACCAGGGATTTTCATAATCCGTAGCAATAAAGGAAAAGTCAAGGCAAAcacggaagaaaaagaaaatgatgataaaacTAATCACCTCGAAGATGCTGCAGAATCAAAAGATCAAGAAGAAAAGGCAACAGTTCATCATGACTTTGGCAAACGTTGGCATAATTTCCGAATGTTAGATCCATCTTCTGCTATTCTTCGAGGATCGTGGGCGATGACTCATCCACGGTTCAAGCCAAGGAGTCGTGGAAATCAAGGAGCTCCGTGTTCTGTGGTGGCCATTGTGTTTGGACAATTGTTCGAGCCGAAGGACTGGACGAAATACATGGTCGACAGCGTCCTTGAGTTTGGTGACAAATTGTTCCTGATGAGCGCAACCAGGAACCGTGTTCTCCCGGGAGTGTACATGACCGTGAATCTTGTATATCCGGAGTTTTTCGTCGGCGATTACAAGTGTACAATTTGTACGGAGGGCAGCAGCGTATACGGTAACCTCTTCAGCGAAAGCGTGGGCTGCCCGGACTTCACCGACGGCCTGCAGCGATTCTTCAAGACTAACGACGCCGGCGTGGTAACGACGCAAGGTAtttcggtggcaatgtggcgTAATCGAGGCTCCGGGTTTCTCCAGTTCGATCCTTCAGAGCGAGGAGAAGACGGGAGGAAGCTTAGATCGGGTACCGCATGCCTGATGTACTTCAAGTGTATGAACGACATGCGTGAACTTTTCCTGAGCAACACGGAGAAGAAGTTTGACTCCCGTTACTGCATCGCCAAGATAACAATCCTTCGAGTTACGCCCATCCAGAGATGTGGCTTCGATTCGTTGGGTAGCGGTGAATGCGTCGCACAGATCTCGGGTATGGTACCCAACAAAAAAGTGCTGAAAGCGATCAACCCCCTCGAGGTAGAAGACGGGAAACCAGGctgtgcgacgaccggtcctcAGGACTCTAAGCCAGCGGTATCTGCAGATATGAAAGTGCAAAAGGAGCCGCTCTCGATTACGATATCAAACTACAGCATAGGAGAGAAATTCGCAGCCGAGCCTCTCTTTGACCGTAATAACTTCGACACCGGTTACGGGTACTACGATATGCACGTCAACGTGCCGTCAACGTTTAAGGAGCTGCCAGGGGATATGGCCATACTGCACGGCTGGACACATGAAGGGTTCGACATCTACAAAGGCAAGGGGGCCCAGAACGTCACGAATTGCGTCATGGCGATCGGAATGAAGAAGGTACATGCGGTCAGGTCGTGGCTGAGGCCAAGACTGGATGAGATTCTTGCCCTGGGCGACAGTGTTTACGCTGAAGTAAAGGTGGAGAAACCGAGCATAAAGTCAATGACTGCGAGTGACATGAACGATACGAAGTTCAAGATCGAGAACAAGAGGCTGATCGTTGATGTGGACCTTGTGACCGTGATCGGAACGATCAGCTCGAAGATTCCCTCAGTTTTGAACCTCAGACAGGCCTTGGAAGAATTTTTCCTCGTAAATACAGAAGGCGTGTTGGAGTGCACGTCAATGGCTGTCGCAGTGTGGACTCAGGAGGATTACTACTACACATTTGACCCTCGACAATGCGGGCCACTAGGGGTACGCATCGCGGAGGAGAAGGGAAAGGGCGGAAAGGGAGGTAAGGGTAAGGCTGCGGTAGGTTCGAGCGAAAAAAAGATAATCGGAAAGTGCTGTGTGATACGATTTCCGAATCTTGACTCCCTGGTCGGTCTGTTTCTAAAGAACATTGACCCAGCTAAAAAGAACGATCGGTTTACGTTGCGGCACGTAATCGTGGTTGAGGATCTGCCCGGTCTGCGTGCGTGGAACGACTTTGCACCTGGGGGACTCGGAAAGTGGGTGCTGCAAGGATCAATTACCAACGAAGACGAGTCCCTGGAGGAGGAGAGCGCTGGTCGACAAGGCCTGGCGATTCCAGTTGTCGCGTTAGTCAACGCTAAGGAAACGCCGCCTGCAAAGTGGACAATGGACACGGTTGACGAAGCGATACGCGATGGCGATGCCTACTATAACTGGTGCCAGGAGCTCATACAGTCCGACGACGAGGAGAGGAAGTTCCTCGTCACCGATCTCCGGAAGGATTTTTACATGAAAAACAGGAAGATCAAGGTGGAGTACGAGGACTGTACAATCGTTGGCAATCTAAAGGCTCCAGAGAATGGCGACCAGTTGAATCTCATGCGAGGAATAACGCAATTCTTCAATACCCAACAATACGGCGTAGTTCAGGTGAAGGACCTGAATGTCGCTGTATGGAAGTACGAAGAAGAGCTGAAAGATAAATCCAAGGAAACTTCGTACTACTACTTTGATTCGAACGCTAGGGGTAAGATGGGCCAGCGAAATTTCGAGGGTGAAGAAAGTGAGCCTGCATCTTGCGTGATACGCACCCTAGAATTACCTCTGCTGGCCAAGTATGTCGAGGAAAATATTAACCCAGACGCTGAAGGAGTCACCGACGAGTTCATGATACACGGCATAAAAGTTGTTTCGATAGGGCAACCTATGACCGAAGACGAGATGGAGAAGGATAAGCAAACTCCAATGAAGCCGGATCTAAATCAGTACACGGCTGTGGGTGACACGGGTGCTTGTCTGAACGGAAGCATTAACCAGGGTAACGAGGTAATGTTTAAGCACCAGACGCGTAACAAACAACAAGCAGGAACGGCTCTGGTCACGCTGGCGATGACAAAATTGTACAACCCGCATCTGTGGTACAGAGAAGTAGTGGACGAGGTACTCAAGATTGGTAACAAGTTGACCTTCGAAAGTCTGGAGAACCTTCCAGAGCccgaagaggaggaggaaacgCCTCGAGACTACCTCCACACGAACGAGGTGAACGACGAGTTCTACATTGGTGTTAATCACATAAGCATAGGCTTGGACGAGGAAACTGTGACGGGGAAACCATCTGAATTAGCCAAGTCCTTGGAGGAATTTTTCGAGGAACAGACGCACGGTGTTTTTAATTGCGGTACGGTGATAATGCCCGTTTGGAAGGAGGGGAATGTCTTCTTCACGATGGATCCGAAGGGGAGGGACAATCGCGGCGAGCCTAAGGAGAAGGATGGTACGGCCGCTGTAATGTGGTTCATGAACATCGCAGCCCTGGCCAGTAGCATACAATCGTCGATAGAAAAATCCGACGAAGACTTCACGATTGACAGCGTCACCGTCGATAACGAGTACGAGACTCGGGTGGCGGAGGGAGACCGTCTGCAGAGGACAACTTCGACCGAAGAACTATGGCACAACTTTCCGAAGTTGTCGGAAGGTGTTTGGGGCTTCTCGGGTACGGTGACGATGAGCGATGAGAAATTCAAAGAAGAAAATCGGGACAATCAGTCAGCTGCTGTCGCCGTGATGGTTGTGGTATTCTCTAAGGTCTATCAACCCCGATTTTGGAAGCCCCAGGTTCTCGACGAGGTGATTATCACCGGGGATAAGCTGCATTCAAAGTGCACGGAGAGGCTGGGCCGGGACGGAAGTCAGAAGGTGAACGAAGTAATCACAGAATTCTTCCTATCGAATCGACGGATTGACATCACTGTCAAGGACTGCATTCAGGCCGGCGATCTTGCCGGGAAACcaccaaaaatgcaaaacCTCCAGGCTGGAATCGACAAATTCTTCGACGGAAATGATTCCGGGGTGATTTCATCCCGTGGGACCAATATAGCGGTATGGAAGTTCAAGGACTTTTACTACTCTGTAATTCCAAATTCTTCAGATGGCGGAGATATTTCCGGTGTGCCGCGAGTCCTCCGATTTTCAAACACCCGACTGCTGGTGGAGAACTTGCTATCAAGCCTGGGCAGCGAGGGAGACTACGAAATAAGCGGGGTCGATATCGTCGACTGGAACAGACTTCCACCCTGGAAATTTGACCCCAGTCTCGGCGTTCGTCCCGCGAATTTACCACCGTTGAATGCCTACCAACGGATGACCGGCGCACGTGCCATATTACGCGGTACGACGCACCAGGGTTCCGAAATATTCCCAGTCGCCATACGGAACAGACAGACCGCCGCGAACTGCGTCGTGGCCCTGGGCCTATCGGTGATAAAGAGCCCGATAACGTGGACGAAGAAATCACTCGACGAAATTCTGGTGGTGGGCAGCAACGTGCACAAGGAAACTACGAAGGCTAGACCAACGCGGACGAAGATCAAGCCGGAAGATGTGATCAGGGTCTTTTACGTCGGTGTGAACATCCTCACGGCTGACGTAGAGGGCGGTACGCTGACCGGGCAGGTTGCACCAGAGCCGCCAAAGCCCGAGGAGAAGGGTAAGGGCAAGGGCAAGAAGACAGCAAAACCGAAGAAAGACAAGAGCGGAAAGCAAGGCAAGAAAGGAGTTACGAAACGGGAACCACCGCCTCCACCACCGACAGTAATGCTCGAAGAAGGGCTACCGAAGTTCTTCGAAAAGAATCGTGCCGGTGTGCTGATGGCCGGAAGATACATGGTCGCGATCTGGATAGATCTGGGGGTGTACTTCATCTATGATCCGAGATCGAGAGACGAGCATGGACTGCAGGCAGATCCCGGAACTGCCTGCGTAATGTGGTTCGCCTGCATCGAGCCCCTCTACGACGTTATAATCGCAAATCTCGACGAGAAGGAGAAGTACGGCGAGTATTCGATCGCCAGGGTGATCATCAAGACCACCCTAATCAAGCCGTTGCCGTGCCCGGCTGGTTTCCGTCCAGTTCAAGATTGCACCGCTCCGCCGATCCCCGTTTCCCCATTAAAGAAGCTGACGACCCTGGACGTGGAGACTCTTTCGGAATACCTTTACATCGACGAGGAACTGAGTGTTCTCAGGGGGATTGGTCATCTCAACGACCGCAGCTTCGCAGTGACGACTCGAGGACTTCAGAGCACCGCggtcgccgcggtcgcgattGTCGTCGGATTGCTTCACGTACCCTCGACTTGGACACCGGATTTGCTCGGCGCAATAATGGTGTACGGGGACCAGCTTCACGCCGACAGTGTCCGCGTCTTCAGACCCGGCGCTCGCGTACTCTCGCCGAGTGAACTGCTCACTGTGTTCATCGTCGGTGATTTTCGAGCCAACATAAACATCCACCATCACACAGTGGCCGGCCTACTCCATGTCTACGACCTTATCGAGGGACTGACCCTCTTTTTTAGGAACAATTGTTCCGGCATACTGCATCTCCCGAATGTGGCTGTCGCCGTGATGCAACACTATGGAAAGTTCTACCTCGTCGAGCCGTTCTCCAGGGACGAAGCCGGCAGAGCAACCCCGGATGGACAATCGTGTGTTATTAAGTGCGAAACAATATCGAGGATGGCTAAAATATTTGTATCCAATTGCAACTACAAAAAACCCACTGTTTACACTATCAATGCTGTTAATGTACTCAGCCTGCACTTTTTCTCAGACGCCAAAAACGAATGTCCGCCACCATGTGTTAAATAAACTTCAAGCGTGAAATATTCTTCGTCCATTTTGTCAATACTAATAAATTCTGCAGTGTGTTGTCGGAGCCTTACCGTGTGTTCACTCTCATTTTATCCCCGCATAAACTCTATTAGTGCACACATGCGAATTAATCCATGgtgaatttttgaacaaatgTTTCAGAtccgagaaaatttttttttcaacatatttaaCAAGTTAAACAATGGCACAAAACTGAGACGTCGACATgcttaaaattttgatttagttTTTAGATCATGATTATCACTCCTTCGTTAACGAGCGCTATCCGTCATGACGGAAAATAAAGTCAAAAATACTTTAGCTATGATTTCACCATCGAGCAAAGGCTGAAAATCGTCAATTTATCGAGAAAAATTCACACGTAAGTGTTCACGCGTATCGCGTACAGTTCAGAGtctgatttaaaatttattgacCGAAAATAATTCGTagtgttaaaatttttagctGAAATATTGATGATGCTGGAATGGTTTGAAGTGAATTATATTACATAACGGACTGTTAAACTACATTCTCAAAttgctaatttttatttatagttttatGACACAAATCACTTTTAGCATCTATATGAGTAGGAGTACATGCTATACGAGAATGAATTTGTTTGATACAGATCACTTATTAGTGTAAATACAATATTTCAGTTACACGCTATAAACTAGAT
Above is a genomic segment from Neodiprion pinetum isolate iyNeoPine1 chromosome 1, iyNeoPine1.2, whole genome shotgun sequence containing:
- the LOC124217793 gene encoding uncharacterized protein; protein product: MAGNKGKVKANTEEKENDDKTNHLEDAAESKDQEEKATVHHDFGKRWHNFRMLDPSSAILRGSWAMTHPRFKPRSRGNQGAPCSVVAIVFGQLFEPKDWTKYMVDSVLEFGDKLFLMSATRNRVLPGVYMTVNLVYPEFFVGDYKCTICTEGSSVYGNLFSESVGCPDFTDGLQRFFKTNDAGVVTTQGISVAMWRNRGSGFLQFDPSERGEDGRKLRSGTACLMYFKCMNDMRELFLSNTEKKFDSRYCIAKITILRVTPIQRCGFDSLGSGECVAQISGMVPNKKVLKAINPLEVEDGKPGCATTGPQDSKPAVSADMKVQKEPLSITISNYSIGEKFAAEPLFDRNNFDTGYGYYDMHVNVPSTFKELPGDMAILHGWTHEGFDIYKGKGAQNVTNCVMAIGMKKVHAVRSWLRPRLDEILALGDSVYAEVKVEKPSIKSMTASDMNDTKFKIENKRLIVDVDLVTVIGTISSKIPSVLNLRQALEEFFLVNTEGVLECTSMAVAVWTQEDYYYTFDPRQCGPLGVRIAEEKGKGGKGGKGKAAVGSSEKKIIGKCCVIRFPNLDSLVGLFLKNIDPAKKNDRFTLRHVIVVEDLPGLRAWNDFAPGGLGKWVLQGSITNEDESLEEESAGRQGLAIPVVALVNAKETPPAKWTMDTVDEAIRDGDAYYNWCQELIQSDDEERKFLVTDLRKDFYMKNRKIKVEYEDCTIVGNLKAPENGDQLNLMRGITQFFNTQQYGVVQVKDLNVAVWKYEEELKDKSKETSYYYFDSNARGKMGQRNFEGEESEPASCVIRTLELPLLAKYVEENINPDAEGVTDEFMIHGIKVVSIGQPMTEDEMEKDKQTPMKPDLNQYTAVGDTGACLNGSINQGNEVMFKHQTRNKQQAGTALVTLAMTKLYNPHLWYREVVDEVLKIGNKLTFESLENLPEPEEEEETPRDYLHTNEVNDEFYIGVNHISIGLDEETVTGKPSELAKSLEEFFEEQTHGVFNCGTVIMPVWKEGNVFFTMDPKGRDNRGEPKEKDGTAAVMWFMNIAALASSIQSSIEKSDEDFTIDSVTVDNEYETRVAEGDRLQRTTSTEELWHNFPKLSEGVWGFSGTVTMSDEKFKEENRDNQSAAVAVMVVVFSKVYQPRFWKPQVLDEVIITGDKLHSKCTERLGRDGSQKVNEVITEFFLSNRRIDITVKDCIQAGDLAGKPPKMQNLQAGIDKFFDGNDSGVISSRGTNIAVWKFKDFYYSVIPNSSDGGDISGVPRVLRFSNTRLLVENLLSSLGSEGDYEISGVDIVDWNRLPPWKFDPSLGVRPANLPPLNAYQRMTGARAILRGTTHQGSEIFPVAIRNRQTAANCVVALGLSVIKSPITWTKKSLDEILVVGSNVHKETTKARPTRTKIKPEDVIRVFYVGVNILTADVEGGTLTGQVAPEPPKPEEKGKGKGKKTAKPKKDKSGKQGKKGVTKREPPPPPPTVMLEEGLPKFFEKNRAGVLMAGRYMVAIWIDLGVYFIYDPRSRDEHGLQADPGTACVMWFACIEPLYDVIIANLDEKEKYGEYSIARVIIKTTLIKPLPCPAGFRPVQDCTAPPIPVSPLKKLTTLDVETLSEYLYIDEELSVLRGIGHLNDRSFAVTTRGLQSTAVAAVAIVVGLLHVPSTWTPDLLGAIMVYGDQLHADSVRVFRPGARVLSPSELLTVFIVGDFRANINIHHHTVAGLLHVYDLIEGLTLFFRNNCSGILHLPNVAVAVMQHYGKFYLVEPFSRDEAGRATPDGQSCVIKCETISRMAKIFVSNCNYKKPTVYTINAVNVLSLHFFSDAKNECPPPCVK